From Microcystis aeruginosa NIES-2549, a single genomic window includes:
- the galE gene encoding UDP-glucose 4-epimerase GalE, whose product MSQVKPTILVTGGAGYIGSHAVLALKNAGYSVIVLDNLSYGHAEIIKDILKVELIVGDTRDRSLLDNLFASRDIAAVMHFAAFIAVGESVQEPAIYYQNNVSGSLTLLQAMIAADVKKFVFSSTCAIYGMPKEIPMTENHPHHPLSPYAASKEMVEQILRDFDRAYGLKSVAFRYFNASGADPSGLLGEDHQPETHLIPLALLTALKKRDSLSIFGTDYDTPDGTAVRDYIHVNDLAQAHVLGLEYLLNGGESNVFNLGNGNGFSVREVIETARAVTGLDIPVIESPRRAGDAPILIGSSDKAKQVLGWHPQYADLKVIVEHAWNWHQKRHA is encoded by the coding sequence GTGTCTCAAGTTAAACCTACCATTCTCGTCACTGGCGGTGCGGGTTATATTGGTTCCCATGCGGTTCTAGCGCTCAAAAATGCCGGTTATTCCGTCATCGTACTCGATAATTTATCCTACGGTCACGCCGAAATCATTAAGGATATATTAAAAGTTGAGTTAATTGTCGGTGATACTAGGGATCGATCATTGCTGGATAATTTATTTGCCAGTCGTGATATTGCCGCCGTCATGCACTTTGCCGCTTTTATTGCCGTGGGGGAATCAGTCCAAGAACCGGCTATTTACTATCAAAATAATGTTAGTGGTAGTCTGACTCTTTTGCAAGCGATGATCGCCGCCGATGTGAAGAAATTTGTTTTTTCTTCCACCTGTGCCATTTATGGAATGCCGAAGGAAATTCCGATGACGGAAAATCACCCCCATCATCCCCTCAGTCCCTACGCAGCCAGCAAGGAAATGGTGGAACAAATTCTTAGGGATTTTGATCGAGCCTACGGTTTAAAATCGGTGGCTTTCCGTTATTTTAATGCTTCAGGAGCCGATCCCAGTGGTTTATTAGGGGAAGATCACCAACCGGAAACCCATTTAATTCCCTTGGCTTTATTAACTGCCCTAAAAAAACGGGATTCCCTGTCAATTTTCGGCACGGATTATGATACTCCCGATGGCACTGCTGTTCGCGATTATATCCATGTTAATGATTTAGCACAGGCTCACGTTTTAGGCTTAGAATATCTCTTAAATGGGGGCGAAAGTAATGTGTTTAATTTGGGCAATGGTAACGGTTTTTCTGTGCGCGAAGTGATTGAAACGGCGCGAGCGGTAACTGGTTTAGATATTCCTGTCATCGAAAGTCCCAGAAGGGCAGGTGATGCCCCCATTTTAATCGGCAGTAGTGATAAAGCTAAACAGGTTCTCGGTTGGCATCCCCAATATGCCGATCTCAAGGTAATAGTTGAACACGCCTGGAATTGGCATCAAAAAAGACACGCTTAA
- a CDS encoding FkbM family methyltransferase has translation MLYQKLLDAHKRYRQFKTYPHIADQYWSSQLAEHNISPNYVEYDAKSGQLFYKPLGISLNKNKQDFLLGSKVCNKANALKALANCKFYIDEQQELIIEIDGVKLIIETGQDLDIAHEIFLLGVYNFLYDKPCVAIDIGMNTGFASLFFANRANVKAVYSYEPFKATYDQALRNFALNTNLAEKIKAFDYGVGARDEIIQVEYDYNVKGSVGISGIDNQLKPFASKQTATADLIIKPFTDVFKGITSDYPDIDIVAKIDCEGSEYEILDSLAATGQLGQIKIIMMEWHNKGPDALVKHLQDFGFIIFSRMPRSKNVGTLYAIKP, from the coding sequence ATGCTTTATCAAAAACTGTTAGATGCACATAAACGCTATCGGCAATTTAAGACTTATCCTCATATTGCTGATCAATATTGGTCTAGTCAGTTGGCAGAGCATAATATTAGTCCTAATTATGTGGAATATGATGCTAAATCTGGTCAACTTTTTTACAAACCCTTAGGGATCAGTTTAAACAAAAATAAGCAAGATTTCCTCTTGGGTAGTAAAGTTTGTAACAAAGCTAACGCCTTAAAGGCTCTAGCCAATTGTAAATTTTATATCGATGAGCAACAGGAATTAATTATCGAGATCGATGGAGTTAAGTTAATTATCGAGACGGGACAGGATTTAGATATCGCCCATGAAATTTTCCTTTTAGGTGTATATAATTTCCTCTATGATAAGCCCTGTGTAGCGATTGATATTGGTATGAATACGGGTTTTGCTAGTCTCTTTTTTGCCAATCGAGCTAATGTGAAAGCTGTCTATAGTTACGAACCTTTTAAGGCTACATACGACCAAGCTTTAAGAAATTTTGCCCTCAATACCAATCTAGCGGAGAAGATTAAAGCTTTTGATTATGGAGTCGGCGCTCGTGATGAAATTATTCAAGTCGAATACGATTACAATGTTAAAGGTAGTGTTGGTATTTCTGGTATTGACAACCAATTAAAACCTTTTGCCTCGAAACAAACCGCTACAGCCGATTTAATTATTAAACCTTTCACCGATGTGTTTAAAGGTATTACCTCTGATTATCCCGACATCGATATAGTTGCCAAGATTGATTGTGAAGGTTCCGAATACGAAATCCTCGATTCTTTAGCGGCAACCGGTCAATTAGGACAGATCAAAATTATCATGATGGAATGGCATAACAAGGGTCCTGATGCTTTAGTCAAACATCTGCAAGACTTCGGTTTTATCATCTTTTCCAGGATGCCTCGCAGTAAAAATGTCGGCACTTTGTACGCAATTAAACCCTAA
- a CDS encoding MBOAT family O-acyltransferase, with protein MNYSDFIFWWILILFSVPFLTARYIAKSFNLWRGVFDGVGLAALSLILFYYASRTSFLVFIVSLAFNYIMVWLVLKMSGWKANLLATIVIVIDILVLAYFKYFGFFVQEIIGLFVSLPPNWKELSPIPVPSQIPPGVSFYTFQMVAFVVDSLREKKKKPLAVLDYVNFISFFPQIVAGPIERRRDLLPQMEGFRLKFTGENFEKGLRWLSLGLFMKFVLADNIAPYIELDKMIDNAWYIWFEAFLFTLRIYFDFGGYSFIAVGLAYFVGVRLELNFLAPYTSQSINEFWRRWHITLSTWFRDYVFLPLMGSNKNWAPFYLFITFTLSGFWHGAAWNFIFWGAYHGALLLLLRYLGRPFYAFVGKYVSQPQILSWALTQLAVIFGCLFFMEVNTRRLIGKMLVIANPFNYSLANIGEIFSSYTLNQGAVLSVALVLGIIVLILEHLAIAQKKFEYELLLSPWLSKILLGLTILLASTNTGNFIYFEF; from the coding sequence TTGAATTACTCTGATTTTATATTTTGGTGGATATTAATCCTTTTTAGCGTTCCTTTCTTAACGGCGCGCTATATAGCGAAGTCCTTCAATCTCTGGCGAGGTGTTTTTGATGGAGTCGGATTAGCGGCACTTTCCCTAATCCTATTTTATTACGCCAGTCGTACCAGTTTCCTCGTTTTCATCGTCTCCCTAGCCTTTAACTACATTATGGTCTGGCTAGTGCTGAAAATGAGCGGCTGGAAAGCGAATCTCCTGGCCACTATCGTTATCGTCATTGATATTCTCGTCCTCGCTTACTTCAAGTATTTCGGCTTTTTTGTGCAGGAAATCATCGGCTTATTCGTTTCTCTCCCCCCTAACTGGAAGGAACTTTCTCCGATTCCCGTGCCTAGCCAAATACCGCCGGGGGTATCTTTCTATACCTTCCAGATGGTGGCTTTCGTGGTGGACTCCCTACGCGAAAAGAAAAAGAAACCCCTAGCCGTCCTCGATTATGTTAATTTTATCTCCTTTTTCCCCCAAATTGTCGCAGGTCCGATCGAGCGTCGCCGGGATTTATTACCACAAATGGAGGGATTTCGCCTCAAATTTACAGGAGAAAACTTCGAGAAGGGTTTGCGTTGGCTTTCCCTCGGTTTATTTATGAAATTTGTCCTCGCCGATAACATTGCTCCCTACATCGAATTAGATAAGATGATCGACAATGCTTGGTATATCTGGTTTGAGGCCTTTTTATTCACCCTGAGAATCTATTTTGACTTCGGCGGTTATAGCTTTATTGCCGTCGGTTTGGCCTATTTTGTCGGGGTGAGATTAGAATTAAACTTTTTAGCCCCCTATACATCCCAAAGTATTAACGAATTTTGGCGACGTTGGCATATTACCCTTAGCACCTGGTTTCGGGATTATGTGTTTTTACCCCTGATGGGTTCCAATAAAAATTGGGCGCCTTTTTATCTATTCATTACCTTTACTCTTTCAGGTTTTTGGCACGGTGCGGCTTGGAATTTCATCTTTTGGGGGGCTTACCACGGGGCATTATTATTATTACTGCGTTATCTGGGCCGACCTTTCTATGCTTTTGTCGGAAAATACGTTTCTCAGCCGCAAATTCTCTCCTGGGCTTTAACGCAACTGGCTGTCATTTTTGGTTGTCTCTTTTTCATGGAGGTTAACACCAGAAGATTAATCGGCAAAATGCTGGTTATTGCCAATCCTTTCAATTATTCCTTAGCTAATATCGGTGAGATTTTTAGTTCCTATACTCTCAATCAAGGAGCAGTTTTAAGCGTCGCTTTAGTTCTTGGTATCATTGTTTTAATCCTCGAACATTTGGCTATCGCTCAGAAAAAATTTGAATATGAACTCTTGTTATCCCCTTGGCTGTCCAAAATATTGCTAGGTTTAACGATTCTCCTAGCTTCCACTAATACCGGTAACTTTATTTACTTTGAATTCTGA
- a CDS encoding NAD(P)/FAD-dependent oxidoreductase codes for MNKPITKICILGGGFGGLYTALDLSRLTAVKSGQWQITLVEPKDHFLFTPLLYELITGELQRWEIAPSYRQLLTGTQVNLKTQKASNIDLNNHQVYLENEEVIDYDYLILAVGVRNRWPAIPGLADYGLTFRSLEDVERLQTAIHDLETQGKSSINLAIIGGGPNGVELACKVADRLGKKGKVHLVERNEEILQNFPKSVRVASYRSLLAKNVSLYLNTGLKEVAANSITVFKDNKNEVIPIDLLLWTAGTEAQDWINNLDCQKTAQGKLLTRSSLQLIDYPEVFALGDIAEIYPSKQVIPATAQAAYQAASVVAKNISAVIRKKSPQPYYYLHLGDMLTLGKQSALVSSFGINITGRLADIMRRFVYILRLPSKRHQLKVFQHWAKKILLRLRYSQVLSKQPIESKNTR; via the coding sequence ATGAATAAACCTATAACTAAGATTTGCATTCTGGGGGGTGGTTTTGGAGGGTTATACACGGCACTCGATCTGAGTCGATTAACAGCAGTAAAATCGGGTCAATGGCAAATAACTTTAGTCGAACCAAAAGACCATTTTCTCTTTACTCCCCTTCTCTATGAACTAATTACAGGAGAATTGCAACGCTGGGAAATTGCCCCCTCCTACCGTCAATTATTAACAGGAACTCAGGTTAATTTAAAAACTCAAAAAGCTAGTAATATTGACTTAAACAATCATCAAGTATATTTAGAAAATGAGGAGGTTATAGACTACGATTACCTGATTTTAGCGGTGGGAGTGCGGAATCGTTGGCCAGCTATACCCGGGTTAGCTGATTATGGGCTGACTTTTCGGAGTTTAGAGGATGTGGAAAGATTACAAACGGCAATTCATGACTTAGAAACTCAAGGAAAATCCTCAATTAATTTAGCCATTATTGGCGGCGGTCCCAATGGGGTAGAATTAGCCTGTAAGGTAGCTGATCGTTTAGGAAAAAAAGGCAAAGTTCATCTAGTGGAAAGGAACGAGGAAATACTGCAAAACTTCCCTAAATCGGTGCGTGTTGCTTCCTATCGTTCCCTTTTAGCCAAGAATGTTAGTCTCTATTTAAACACGGGATTAAAGGAAGTTGCAGCTAATTCCATAACCGTATTTAAAGATAATAAAAATGAAGTTATCCCCATTGATTTATTATTGTGGACAGCAGGAACTGAGGCACAGGATTGGATCAATAATTTAGATTGTCAGAAAACAGCACAAGGCAAATTATTAACCCGTTCCAGTTTACAATTAATCGACTATCCCGAAGTGTTTGCCCTTGGGGATATAGCCGAAATTTATCCGAGTAAACAGGTAATTCCTGCCACAGCACAAGCAGCCTATCAAGCAGCCAGTGTAGTAGCTAAAAATATCTCGGCAGTGATTAGAAAAAAATCGCCCCAACCCTATTATTATCTGCATTTAGGTGATATGTTAACATTAGGTAAACAATCAGCCCTTGTCTCCAGTTTTGGCATTAATATTACTGGTAGATTAGCTGATATAATGCGTCGATTTGTCTATATACTGCGTTTACCCAGCAAACGTCATCAATTGAAAGTGTTTCAACATTGGGCAAAAAAAATTCTTCTCCGACTCCGTTATTCACAGGTGTTATCTAAACAACCGATTGAATCAAAAAATACTCGTTAA
- a CDS encoding NAD-dependent epimerase/dehydratase family protein — MATHIVTGVAGFIGSNLAEKLLEQGDQVIGIDQFNDYYDPSLKRKNAHILAKYPEFKLIEADIQALDWRQLLQGVEVLFHQAAQAGVRASWGDGFRQYTERNINATQIILEAAKETPSLQRMVFASTSSVYGNAETMPTPETLCPQPVSPYGITKLAAERLCWLYHQNFNVPVTALRYFTVYGPRQRPDMAFHKFFQAAIAGKPIGIYGDGKQTRDFTFISDAVAANLAAAVVPEAVGEVFNIGGGSRVVLLDVLDTMEKVIGKPIERSHQGLARGDARHTAADVTKARTILGYNPQVSLAEGLAQEWQWIQGLYC, encoded by the coding sequence ATGGCTACTCATATTGTTACTGGTGTCGCGGGTTTTATCGGTTCTAACTTGGCAGAAAAGCTTTTAGAACAAGGAGATCAGGTGATCGGTATCGATCAATTTAATGATTATTACGACCCCAGTTTAAAGCGCAAAAATGCCCATATTCTAGCAAAATATCCCGAATTTAAGTTAATTGAAGCGGATATACAAGCCCTCGACTGGAGACAACTGTTGCAAGGAGTAGAAGTATTATTCCATCAGGCAGCCCAAGCAGGAGTCAGAGCAAGCTGGGGTGATGGATTTCGTCAATATACCGAAAGGAATATAAATGCTACTCAAATTATTCTTGAGGCCGCTAAGGAAACCCCTTCTTTACAACGGATGGTTTTTGCCTCCACTTCCTCGGTGTATGGCAACGCGGAAACGATGCCGACTCCGGAAACCCTTTGTCCCCAACCAGTTTCACCCTACGGCATCACCAAATTAGCGGCAGAAAGACTCTGTTGGCTATATCACCAGAATTTTAACGTTCCCGTCACTGCCTTGCGTTATTTCACCGTTTATGGACCGCGGCAACGTCCCGATATGGCTTTCCATAAGTTTTTTCAAGCAGCGATCGCGGGTAAACCGATCGGCATCTACGGGGATGGCAAACAAACCCGCGATTTTACCTTCATTAGTGATGCTGTAGCCGCTAATTTAGCCGCTGCCGTCGTGCCGGAAGCGGTGGGTGAGGTGTTTAATATTGGTGGTGGCAGTCGCGTGGTTTTACTGGATGTCTTGGATACCATGGAAAAAGTCATCGGTAAACCTATTGAGCGATCGCATCAAGGATTGGCCCGGGGAGATGCCCGTCACACCGCCGCCGATGTCACCAAAGCGCGTACTATTCTAGGTTATAACCCCCAAGTCTCTTTAGCCGAAGGATTAGCCCAAGAATGGCAGTGGATTCAGGGATTATATTGTTAA